The proteins below are encoded in one region of Gopherus flavomarginatus isolate rGopFla2 chromosome 12, rGopFla2.mat.asm, whole genome shotgun sequence:
- the LOC127032747 gene encoding antigen-presenting glycoprotein CD1d-like, with amino-acid sequence MLLPLLLPWAWGALAASPHLPPASLTLRVLKTTVFHNASSTDTVGMALLGDLETHSLACGTCEIRFLQPWAQQSLTPKQWQDLELVIHRSLADFIHLVNKVVQDTGGGYPFVTQVSFSCKLHPNGTSRQLCDAAVNGEDFISFDMDTGKWVTQHGEKLGSYIQDLVNQDRSISTLFSFLQRTTCVYGIDTFAQYGRESLERQEKPVAMVFARVPPPAGTPAPVLLVCRVTGFYPRPIRVAWLQDGEEVAPGWWLNSSGILPNADLTYQLHSSLAVGLGARHSYACRVQHSSLGGQSLLIPWEQSRPWGPGLAVGVTLGVLAAAAVAVVLWRSRRRGYQDVRPGESSASGGGTGPGVGTSPSPGDMDLGNGSAPSSGAEGPEG; translated from the exons atgctgctccctctgctgctcccctgggCATGGGGGGCCCTGGCCG cctcccctcatctccccccagcaTCTCTCACCCTCCGGGTGCTTAAAACCACCGTCTTCCACAACGCCAGCTCCACAGACACGGTGGGGATGGCCCTGCTGGGCGACCTGGAGACCCACTCCCTGGCCTGCGGCACCTGCGAGatccgcttcctgcagccctgggcccagcagagcTTGACCCCGAAGCAGTGGCaggacctggagctggtgatcCATCGCTCCCTGGCCGACTTCATCCATCTGGTGAACAAAGTGGTTCAGGATACAGGAGGAGGCT ACCCCTTTGTTACCCAGGTCTCCTTCAGCTGCAAGCTCCACCCCAACGGCACCTCGAGGCAACTCTGTGACGCTGCAGTGAACGGCGAGGACTTCATCAGCTTCGACATGGACACAGGCAAATGGGTCACTCAGCACggggagaagctggggagctACATCCAGGATCTTGTCAACCAGGATAGGAGCATATCCACCCTGTTTTCGTTTCTCCAGAGAACAACGTGTGTCTATGGGATCGATACCTTTGCCCAGTACGGGAGAGAGTCTCTGGAGAGGCAAG AGAAGCCGGTCGCCATGGTGTTTGCCCGAGTGCCTCCCCCAGCCGGGACCCCCGCGCCGGTACTGCTGGTTTGCCGGGTCACCGGTTTCTACCCCCGGCCCATCCGCGTGGCCTGGCTGCAGGACGGGGAGGAGGTGGCACCGGGCTGGTGGTTGAACTCCAGCGGGATCCTGCCCAACGCGGACCTGACCTAccagctgcacagctccctggccgTGGGGCTGGGCGCCAGGCACAGCTACGCCTGCCGggtgcagcacagcagcctggGGGGCCAGAGCCTGCTGATCCCCTGGG AGCAGAGCAGGCCCTGGGGCCCCGGCCTGGCCGTGGGCGTCACCCTGGGGGTTCTGGCCGCAGCCGCCGTGGCCGTGGTGCTGTGGCGGAGCAGACGCAG GGGCTACCAGGACGTTAGACCAGGGGAGTCCAGCGCCTCAGGGGGCGGCACTGGACCAGGCGTGGGGACCAGCCCCTCTCCTGGGGACATGGACCTTGGGAATGGATCTGCGCCCAGCTCCGGAGCTGAGGGTCCCGAGGGCTGA